One stretch of Paenibacillus sp. AN1007 DNA includes these proteins:
- a CDS encoding glycosyltransferase: MSRKVVIEINFNNYGLDPQRLTREWLERRMTIFRTFTLHCLKAQTNQDFLTVVKLSKESGELMQEILAGQEPLPSNVRFGTHIESVRAILEFAKDAEDIYIARLDSDDLYHKTFVQQLYDVQPQPGTMALINQNGYLWDSVNNEMAPAFHRSPQFYVYLYKTAEYAAGYRVKLPGRGTHGNVIDLPHELLAPRNYVNIVHSSNTSVKKVPPKDRLTQEEMAQVLREFMN, translated from the coding sequence ATGTCCAGGAAAGTTGTCATTGAAATTAACTTTAATAATTACGGGCTGGACCCGCAGCGTCTGACACGTGAATGGCTGGAGCGCCGCATGACGATTTTTCGCACATTCACACTGCACTGTCTCAAGGCGCAGACGAATCAGGATTTCCTTACGGTAGTGAAGCTCTCGAAGGAATCCGGGGAGTTAATGCAGGAGATACTGGCGGGCCAGGAGCCGCTGCCATCCAATGTTCGTTTTGGAACCCACATTGAGAGTGTCAGAGCTATTCTGGAATTTGCCAAAGATGCTGAAGACATCTATATTGCGCGTCTGGATTCGGACGATTTGTATCATAAAACATTCGTACAGCAGCTCTACGATGTGCAGCCGCAGCCTGGCACGATGGCCTTGATTAACCAGAACGGCTATCTCTGGGACAGTGTAAACAACGAGATGGCGCCGGCGTTCCATCGCTCTCCGCAATTTTATGTGTATCTCTACAAGACGGCGGAATATGCCGCAGGATACCGTGTCAAACTTCCAGGCCGAGGTACGCACGGCAATGTGATCGATCTGCCGCATGAGCTGCTGGCGCCGCGGAACTACGTGAACATTGTGCATTCCAGCAACACATCGGTTAAAAAGGTACCGCCTAAAGATCGACTCACCCAAGAAGAGATGGCTCAGGTTTTACGCGAATTCATGAACTAA
- a CDS encoding GT-D fold domain-containing glycosyltransferase produces the protein MNSIYLEMQEVLDQLETALREQRPFSLVRVGDGENIVMSQETVWPMEQVLQERWAVKANLGQKGLRLPNLKMRDEVASSLKRATIVGVLPRGDSMIKAPDYLKRPLTDMIFAHYGISPALTCHACVNRELVQVPRFWQMLAGKRVLLVTRELEELQAALVKEPYHLNLVSSLPFDNYDQMDETLEWIQAHKDDFDVALFSCGVNAVILAERTAALTGKVAIDFGKANNMILKGRPN, from the coding sequence ATGAATTCGATTTATCTGGAAATGCAGGAAGTGCTGGACCAGCTCGAAACGGCTTTGCGGGAGCAGCGTCCCTTCTCACTGGTGCGTGTGGGGGATGGCGAGAATATCGTCATGTCACAAGAAACGGTGTGGCCGATGGAACAGGTGCTTCAGGAGCGCTGGGCGGTAAAAGCCAATCTTGGTCAAAAGGGGCTGCGGCTGCCCAATCTGAAGATGCGGGACGAAGTGGCCTCTTCATTGAAGCGTGCCACTATTGTCGGTGTCCTTCCACGCGGAGACAGCATGATCAAAGCTCCGGATTATCTCAAGCGGCCGCTGACCGATATGATATTTGCTCACTACGGCATCTCACCTGCGCTGACCTGTCATGCTTGTGTGAATCGTGAACTTGTGCAGGTGCCGCGGTTCTGGCAGATGCTTGCTGGCAAACGAGTGCTGCTCGTGACACGTGAGCTGGAAGAGTTACAGGCCGCACTAGTTAAGGAGCCTTACCATCTCAACCTTGTAAGCTCACTTCCGTTTGATAACTACGATCAGATGGATGAAACTTTGGAATGGATTCAAGCCCACAAAGATGATTTTGATGTGGCACTTTTCTCCTGCGGCGTTAACGCTGTCATTCTAGCCGAGCGAACAGCAGCACTTACAGGTAAAGTCGCCATCGATTTTGGTAAAGCCAACAACATGATTTTGAAAGGACGCCCCAACTAA
- a CDS encoding RluA family pseudouridine synthase, whose translation MNKRKRSTGSTSAKGKSYGGSSQPRSGRSNASSSKPSSPRSGNAAKQASASHSPAGVTKSGGKAAKPAAASKRPGSAHYRKSEPPRQYKVTEPDELLHFLLKHLKSGRNAVKSILGRGQVSVDEKVVTKFNEPLTPGQTVFISKEGAVAAPSLTGINILHEDDDIIVIRKEAGLLSIAADKSDDLTAYRQLMAHVRRTNPLNRIFVVHRLDRDTSGVMMFAKSEEVQQQLQDNWKENVQDRVYVALVEGAVAQEEGTISSWLKETKTLKMYSSPRPNDGQHAITHYKRLKSNREFSLLEVRLETGRKNQIRVHMEDLGHPIAGDRKYGARTRDLGRLGLHARVLSFIHPTTGKLMTFETDIPKPFLYPFRGETAPEQ comes from the coding sequence ATGAATAAACGCAAACGCTCAACGGGCAGTACATCTGCCAAAGGAAAATCATACGGAGGTTCCTCCCAGCCGCGATCCGGCCGCTCCAATGCTTCCTCATCAAAACCTTCTTCCCCTCGCTCGGGGAATGCTGCCAAACAAGCTTCCGCCTCCCATTCGCCTGCGGGTGTTACCAAAAGCGGTGGTAAAGCGGCCAAGCCGGCCGCGGCATCCAAGCGTCCAGGTAGTGCACATTATCGCAAATCCGAACCGCCACGCCAGTACAAAGTAACGGAGCCGGATGAACTGCTGCATTTCCTGCTGAAACATCTGAAGTCAGGACGTAATGCCGTTAAATCCATTTTGGGACGTGGGCAAGTATCCGTGGATGAGAAAGTCGTGACCAAGTTTAACGAGCCGCTGACGCCTGGACAGACTGTGTTCATCAGCAAAGAAGGTGCTGTCGCCGCTCCTTCCCTGACGGGCATTAACATTTTGCATGAAGACGACGATATCATTGTCATTCGCAAGGAAGCCGGCCTGCTGTCTATCGCAGCTGACAAGAGTGATGATCTGACCGCTTATCGCCAGCTGATGGCACATGTCCGTCGTACGAATCCGCTAAACCGGATTTTCGTTGTGCATCGTCTGGACCGGGATACATCCGGTGTGATGATGTTTGCCAAAAGCGAAGAGGTGCAGCAGCAGCTGCAGGACAACTGGAAAGAAAACGTACAGGATCGTGTTTATGTCGCACTAGTTGAGGGCGCCGTAGCTCAAGAAGAAGGCACCATCTCCTCCTGGCTCAAGGAAACCAAAACGCTGAAGATGTACTCCAGTCCTCGTCCGAACGATGGACAGCATGCCATTACTCACTATAAACGTCTGAAGTCGAATCGAGAATTCTCCCTGCTTGAAGTTCGTCTGGAAACGGGCCGCAAAAATCAGATTCGTGTGCATATGGAGGACCTTGGTCATCCGATTGCCGGGGACCGCAAATACGGTGCACGCACGAGAGATCTTGGACGTCTGGGGCTGCATGCACGTGTGCTGTCCTTTATTCATCCGACAACCGGCAAGTTAATGACGTTTGAGACGGATATTCCGAAGCCATTCCTGTATCCGTTCCGCGGAGAGACTGCACCTGAACAATAA
- a CDS encoding DUF1273 domain-containing protein: protein MQNLFITGYRAHELQIFGQKHEGIPFIKKAISSRLTPLVEDGLEWVLTPGQYGVDLWACEVVLELKQNYPHLKLSIITAFQNPEEQWKEDKQEYYRSILSGVDYYGAISKQPYIGPWQFTARDDLLLRKSDGLLLVYDEDAGEGSPRFVKEKAVKKQQQEHYPIITVTSEDIQSVAEEERMNDYGYDEGLPF from the coding sequence CTGCAAAACCTGTTCATCACCGGGTACCGTGCCCATGAACTGCAGATTTTTGGACAGAAGCACGAAGGCATTCCCTTCATTAAGAAAGCCATCTCTTCCCGCCTTACTCCGCTTGTGGAAGATGGACTCGAATGGGTGCTCACCCCCGGACAATACGGTGTGGACCTATGGGCATGCGAGGTAGTGCTTGAACTGAAACAGAACTATCCGCATCTGAAGCTGTCGATTATCACTGCCTTTCAGAATCCCGAGGAACAGTGGAAAGAAGACAAGCAGGAATACTACCGTTCCATTCTGTCCGGAGTGGATTATTATGGCGCCATCAGCAAACAGCCGTATATCGGACCGTGGCAGTTCACTGCCCGGGATGACCTGCTGCTTCGTAAAAGCGATGGTCTGCTGCTTGTCTATGACGAAGATGCCGGGGAAGGCAGTCCGCGTTTCGTGAAGGAAAAGGCAGTCAAAAAACAGCAGCAGGAGCATTACCCCATCATCACCGTAACCTCGGAAGACATTCAGTCTGTCGCAGAGGAAGAACGCATGAATGATTACGGCTATGATGAAGGCCTGCCCTTTTAA
- the speD gene encoding adenosylmethionine decarboxylase gives MTLTPEQRIQLHGFNNLTKSLSFNMYDICYTKTKEEREAYIEYIDEQYNADRLTHILKNVSDIIGAHVLNVAQQDYVPQGASVTMLVSEGPIVEIPEESFDESPGPLPDNVVMQLDKSHITVHTYPEFHPSEGISTFRADIDVSTCGEISPLKALHYLIHSFDTDIMIMDYRVRGFTRDTSGRKLFIDHEISSIQNYIPDEIKSGFDMIDVNVYQENIFHTKCKLKEFDLDNYLFGYTKDKLSKAEQQEITEWLKLEMDEIYYGKNINRSPESN, from the coding sequence ATGACTTTAACGCCAGAGCAGCGCATTCAGCTGCACGGGTTCAACAACCTCACCAAGTCGCTCAGTTTCAATATGTACGATATCTGCTACACCAAGACCAAAGAAGAACGTGAAGCTTACATTGAATATATCGATGAACAATATAACGCAGATCGGCTGACGCATATTTTGAAAAATGTGTCGGACATCATCGGAGCCCACGTCCTGAATGTCGCGCAGCAGGATTACGTGCCGCAGGGCGCCAGTGTAACGATGCTGGTATCCGAAGGTCCGATCGTCGAGATTCCCGAAGAATCCTTCGATGAATCGCCCGGCCCCCTGCCCGATAATGTCGTGATGCAGCTGGATAAAAGCCATATCACCGTGCACACCTATCCCGAATTTCACCCCAGCGAAGGCATCAGCACCTTCCGTGCAGATATCGATGTGTCAACCTGTGGCGAGATTTCACCGCTTAAAGCGCTGCATTACCTGATTCATTCTTTCGATACGGACATTATGATTATGGATTATCGGGTGCGTGGTTTTACGAGGGATACGAGCGGACGCAAGCTGTTTATTGATCACGAGATCAGCTCTATCCAGAACTATATCCCGGACGAGATCAAAAGTGGGTTCGACATGATTGACGTGAACGTATATCAGGAGAACATTTTCCACACCAAATGCAAGCTGAAGGAATTCGATCTGGATAATTATTTGTTCGGATACACCAAGGACAAGCTGAGCAAGGCCGAACAGCAGGAGATTACCGAGTGGCTGAAGCTGGAGATGGACGAAATTTATTACGGCAAAAATATTAACCGCTCTCCTGAATCGAATTGA
- the flgB gene encoding flagellar basal body rod protein FlgB yields MIETNTSKRNESLLQALNARHQAITNNIANADTPNYKNTTVEFQDELRRIIENGKTGQLRMQRTHEKHFPVTNPNASIVQYRVMQNNETAMNNNNNNVDIDREMAMLSENQLLYNYMADRVSGHYKKMKNLLNNLK; encoded by the coding sequence ATGATCGAAACCAATACTTCCAAACGGAATGAATCTCTTTTGCAAGCATTGAACGCGCGGCATCAGGCCATCACCAACAACATCGCTAACGCAGATACGCCGAATTACAAGAACACTACCGTTGAGTTTCAGGATGAGCTGCGGCGTATTATCGAGAATGGCAAAACAGGACAGCTTAGAATGCAGCGGACACACGAGAAACATTTCCCCGTGACCAATCCTAACGCATCCATTGTACAGTACCGAGTCATGCAGAACAATGAAACAGCCATGAACAATAACAACAACAACGTGGATATTGACCGGGAGATGGCCATGCTTTCCGAGAACCAACTGCTGTACAATTACATGGCGGATCGGGTTAGCGGACATTATAAAAAAATGAAGAATTTATTGAATAACTTAAAATAA
- a CDS encoding NUDIX domain-containing protein, which translates to MGVGAVILNEHSEVLLVWRNRAPEQHTWSIPGGKVDAYETLEKAVIREIKEEVNLDIIIDGLLCTAETIRPELQEHWISVLYSTKVLGGTACNLEAGGAIGQIGWFPLHKLPTPLAHFAIPALEAAKQRLAAKHLGEDPQ; encoded by the coding sequence ATCGGGGTAGGTGCGGTGATCCTCAACGAACACAGCGAGGTACTGCTTGTTTGGCGTAATCGTGCACCAGAGCAGCATACCTGGAGCATTCCCGGCGGAAAAGTAGATGCGTACGAAACACTGGAAAAGGCTGTGATCCGCGAGATTAAGGAAGAAGTTAATCTGGATATCATCATCGATGGGCTGCTCTGCACTGCGGAGACGATTCGTCCCGAGCTTCAGGAGCACTGGATATCTGTGCTCTACTCCACCAAAGTCCTTGGCGGAACAGCATGTAACCTGGAAGCAGGCGGAGCCATTGGTCAGATTGGCTGGTTCCCGCTGCATAAACTGCCCACTCCCCTTGCCCATTTTGCCATTCCGGCATTAGAAGCCGCGAAGCAGCGTCTCGCTGCAAAACATCTTGGCGAAGATCCGCAATGA
- a CDS encoding helix-turn-helix transcriptional regulator yields the protein MNKGSEHKTTQRSVPFILHESRSQFDWKGQGALSLKTFRHGTTLYEAGHGHFTVGQERYLLLNASQEYQLHIDSPVPVESFCVFFPPGFVEEVNRSVSSNDLNLLHEPYASSTPLTLDWVERTYPMGDHLGTAIERLRSSYISPLTDPWELEEQLHQLALHMLVLRHEIRSEMHALDAAKSSTREELYRRVYIGHEYMAAYYDQAITLTETASAAHLSVNHFLRSYKKLFGISPHQFLTERRLQAARKLLVDTDLPVTDICLSVGFESPGSFSSLFTKRFHLPPSLYRKKGDFEEALPN from the coding sequence ATGAACAAAGGGTCTGAACATAAAACGACGCAAAGATCCGTGCCGTTCATCCTGCATGAGTCCAGATCGCAGTTTGATTGGAAAGGACAAGGAGCTCTGTCTCTGAAAACGTTTCGTCATGGAACAACACTGTACGAAGCGGGTCACGGACATTTTACAGTCGGTCAGGAGCGATACCTGCTGCTGAATGCCAGTCAGGAATATCAGCTCCATATCGACTCTCCTGTACCCGTTGAATCTTTCTGTGTCTTCTTCCCTCCGGGATTCGTCGAAGAGGTTAACCGCAGTGTCAGCAGCAATGATCTGAATCTGCTGCATGAGCCTTATGCCTCGTCCACTCCCCTGACATTGGATTGGGTTGAACGCACATATCCTATGGGAGATCACCTGGGTACTGCGATTGAAAGGCTGCGTTCCTCCTATATTTCTCCATTAACAGATCCTTGGGAGCTGGAGGAACAGCTTCATCAGCTTGCACTGCATATGCTCGTTTTACGTCATGAAATCAGGTCCGAAATGCATGCCCTTGATGCGGCGAAATCTTCAACAAGAGAAGAGTTATATCGCAGAGTCTATATTGGACATGAATATATGGCTGCTTACTATGACCAAGCCATAACGCTGACAGAGACTGCCTCGGCGGCACATCTGTCTGTAAATCATTTTCTTCGAAGCTATAAAAAGCTGTTTGGCATTTCGCCGCATCAATTTCTGACAGAACGACGACTGCAAGCCGCGAGGAAGCTGTTAGTGGACACCGACCTGCCTGTCACCGATATCTGTTTAAGCGTCGGCTTCGAGAGTCCAGGCTCATTCAGCTCGCTGTTCACCAAAAGGTTTCATCTCCCTCCTTCTCTGTACCGGAAAAAAGGTGATTTTGAAGAAGCGCTGCCGAATTGA
- a CDS encoding ankyrin repeat domain-containing protein: MNEAKHYTEQVNQLFQAAQDGEAAGLKSLLEAHPELANTENQDGLTPLGYAAHYGQAASVQLLLEHGADVNAISHSLISFIPSNTALHAALAGERSVQVIRLLLEHGASTNIADSDGQHALHTAAFHTDQTAIIELLLEYGADAEALSTSGETALDIARQRGNASAAARLQQAVETLRK, from the coding sequence ATGAACGAAGCGAAGCATTATACAGAACAGGTGAATCAGCTGTTTCAAGCTGCACAAGATGGCGAGGCGGCAGGACTGAAGTCTCTGCTTGAGGCGCATCCGGAACTGGCGAATACGGAAAATCAGGACGGCTTAACTCCTCTGGGATATGCCGCACATTATGGACAAGCAGCGAGTGTGCAGCTGTTACTTGAGCATGGAGCAGATGTAAATGCCATCTCCCACTCCCTCATTTCCTTCATTCCCAGCAATACCGCTCTGCACGCCGCACTGGCTGGAGAACGTTCAGTCCAAGTCATCCGTCTACTGCTGGAACATGGCGCATCCACAAATATCGCTGATAGTGATGGACAGCATGCGCTTCATACCGCAGCCTTTCATACGGATCAGACAGCCATTATTGAACTGCTCCTCGAATATGGAGCCGATGCCGAAGCATTAAGCACTTCAGGTGAAACGGCACTGGACATTGCACGGCAGCGAGGCAATGCATCTGCAGCAGCGCGCCTGCAGCAGGCGGTGGAGACGCTCCGCAAATAG
- a CDS encoding sigma-70 family RNA polymerase sigma factor, producing MTPTELTRAAQKGDAAAFAALMEMHQSRLYRIAYAYLHNEGDALEAIQEATYRAYRKLKKLKEPSYFSTWLIRILLNYCADERKRIIRFSPVTEIQESGRWDRPEDPDLAAAVAALEPEYKQIIILSYFEGFSLTEVADILEIPAGTVKSRLHRALGKLRDQLEPKGEQSS from the coding sequence GTGACCCCTACCGAACTTACGCGCGCTGCACAAAAGGGGGATGCTGCAGCTTTTGCAGCCTTAATGGAAATGCATCAGAGCCGCCTGTACCGGATCGCCTATGCGTATCTGCATAATGAGGGCGATGCTCTGGAAGCGATACAGGAAGCAACCTACCGGGCATACCGCAAACTCAAAAAACTGAAAGAACCCTCTTACTTCAGTACGTGGTTGATCCGCATTCTTCTAAATTACTGTGCAGACGAGCGGAAACGCATAATCCGGTTCAGCCCGGTCACGGAAATCCAGGAATCCGGCCGCTGGGATCGTCCCGAGGACCCGGATCTGGCTGCTGCAGTAGCAGCACTGGAACCGGAATATAAACAAATCATCATTCTAAGTTACTTCGAAGGTTTCTCGCTGACCGAAGTGGCTGATATTCTGGAAATCCCGGCAGGTACGGTAAAATCACGGCTGCACCGCGCCCTTGGAAAGCTCCGGGATCAACTTGAACCGAAAGGAGAACAATCATCATGA
- a CDS encoding DUF4179 domain-containing protein, giving the protein MTNEHHPFEALEERLQARKTEYDAMSVPDAAASRAVRAGIEQASRKRKSRLRWLTSSISAAAIILLFTGCIRVSPAFASFVEQLPGMEGVVSLIRQDKGLMMAIDQSLLQKVGITDEHDGGSVTVEGIITDESRMVIFYKIKNMKDTEKFDYDIDLLDENGKHLPVAFSYSSPKPVSESESPTYEDIIDVSFNESLPPDQLTVVFKNRLEKTNNTWKITFPVDHTLTKNMKKVIPVNQTITLDGQRFTVEQATLYPTRLVLDIQYDANNSKKIFGIRDLQLVDEQGRAWRTDGASIGGYGTSVFFESMYFSIPKKLTLQASGLSALDKDKLMIKVDPSSNKIEGGPQELTLLDYKTKGKDTIMHFSAADAENATSGLSFTNIKDSTGKDFDMKESGWSPSGEHGTAEAWVTISNGTAAKGKLSMEIYSYPVQSRSPFSLEIPVNK; this is encoded by the coding sequence ATGACCAACGAACATCACCCGTTTGAAGCATTGGAAGAACGTCTGCAGGCTCGGAAGACCGAATATGATGCAATGAGCGTACCGGACGCTGCGGCATCGCGCGCTGTTCGGGCCGGAATCGAGCAAGCTTCCCGTAAACGAAAATCCAGACTGCGCTGGCTTACCAGTTCTATCTCGGCAGCTGCCATCATTTTGTTATTTACTGGCTGTATTCGCGTGTCTCCTGCATTTGCGTCCTTTGTGGAGCAGCTGCCTGGCATGGAAGGTGTCGTCAGTCTGATCCGGCAGGATAAAGGACTCATGATGGCTATTGATCAGTCCCTGCTGCAGAAGGTCGGCATCACCGACGAGCATGATGGGGGCTCTGTAACCGTGGAAGGCATTATTACAGACGAGTCACGAATGGTTATTTTTTATAAGATAAAGAATATGAAAGATACGGAAAAATTCGACTATGACATCGACTTGCTTGATGAAAATGGTAAACATCTTCCGGTTGCCTTTAGTTACTCTTCACCCAAACCTGTATCGGAATCGGAAAGTCCTACCTATGAGGATATTATTGACGTATCATTCAATGAATCTTTACCGCCAGATCAACTGACCGTTGTCTTTAAAAATCGTCTGGAGAAAACAAATAATACGTGGAAAATCACTTTTCCAGTAGATCACACTCTCACCAAAAACATGAAAAAGGTCATCCCCGTTAACCAAACCATCACTCTTGACGGGCAGCGATTTACTGTTGAACAGGCCACTTTATACCCGACAAGGCTTGTGCTGGATATCCAGTATGATGCAAACAATAGCAAAAAGATTTTTGGCATCCGTGATCTGCAGCTGGTCGATGAACAAGGCCGAGCTTGGCGAACGGACGGAGCTTCCATTGGGGGTTACGGGACTTCTGTATTTTTTGAGAGCATGTATTTCTCGATACCTAAGAAACTGACCCTGCAAGCATCTGGACTTTCAGCACTGGATAAGGATAAACTGATGATTAAAGTTGATCCATCTTCTAATAAAATCGAAGGCGGACCGCAAGAATTAACCCTTCTAGACTACAAGACCAAAGGTAAGGATACCATTATGCATTTTTCCGCTGCTGATGCCGAAAATGCGACCTCAGGGCTCTCCTTCACTAATATCAAGGACAGTACCGGAAAAGATTTTGATATGAAAGAATCCGGTTGGAGTCCTTCCGGTGAACACGGCACAGCCGAAGCATGGGTTACCATTTCTAATGGGACAGCAGCAAAAGGAAAACTGAGCATGGAGATTTACTCTTACCCTGTTCAAAGCCGTTCTCCTTTCTCTTTAGAAATACCCGTAAACAAGTAA
- a CDS encoding S66 peptidase family protein, with amino-acid sequence MNQRSIRYPKPLVKGDTIGLTAPSSGVSPSMHHYLEHSKNHVERLGFKVKEGSSLRSNSKCVSAPKEIRAAELNAFMLDPGIQAVIPPWGGQFLMDILPLLDWDALKKSPPKWILGYSDTSTFLFAYTLITGSASAHGTNFIDLRLSEQDSVTSRWLDVLQTSAGEEAAQISSTHYQSEWNMELPGFNLDTPSRWKQLGAAEDTDAPVRFAGRLLGGCMDTISCLIGTPFAPVETYLQQYCTDEGTIWYLESCEMDASDIYRRLWQMRQAGWFAGTNGFLFGRPDGYSDTDDFTFTDALSSALGDLNVPILYDVDLGHIPPQMTFVNGALGQVSCESGRGALKMTYV; translated from the coding sequence ATGAACCAGCGTTCCATCCGTTACCCAAAGCCACTCGTGAAGGGCGATACCATCGGACTAACCGCACCTTCCAGTGGTGTAAGCCCGTCCATGCATCACTATCTGGAGCACAGCAAAAATCATGTGGAGCGCCTTGGTTTCAAGGTTAAGGAAGGCTCTTCACTGCGCAGCAATTCCAAATGTGTGAGTGCTCCCAAAGAAATTCGCGCCGCAGAACTGAATGCGTTTATGCTTGATCCGGGAATTCAGGCTGTCATTCCTCCATGGGGAGGACAGTTTCTAATGGACATACTGCCCCTGCTGGACTGGGATGCGCTGAAAAAGTCACCTCCCAAATGGATTTTGGGTTACTCGGATACCAGTACGTTCCTGTTTGCTTATACGTTAATAACCGGATCAGCTTCAGCCCACGGCACTAACTTCATAGATCTTCGATTAAGTGAACAGGATTCCGTTACATCCCGCTGGTTGGATGTACTGCAGACCAGTGCTGGAGAAGAAGCTGCACAGATCTCCTCCACACATTATCAATCCGAATGGAATATGGAGCTGCCCGGCTTTAATCTGGATACGCCATCCCGCTGGAAGCAGCTTGGAGCTGCCGAAGATACAGATGCCCCGGTCCGTTTTGCCGGACGATTACTTGGAGGCTGTATGGACACGATCAGCTGCCTGATCGGCACTCCGTTTGCACCGGTAGAAACCTATTTGCAGCAGTACTGCACTGACGAAGGAACGATCTGGTATCTGGAAAGCTGCGAGATGGACGCAAGTGATATCTATCGCCGCCTGTGGCAGATGAGACAAGCCGGATGGTTTGCCGGTACGAATGGTTTCCTGTTTGGGCGACCTGACGGTTATTCCGACACAGATGATTTTACGTTTACCGATGCCCTGTCTTCCGCACTTGGTGATCTGAATGTGCCTATTTTATATGATGTAGATCTGGGTCATATTCCACCTCAGATGACTTTTGTAAATGGCGCACTGGGTCAGGTTAGCTGCGAAAGCGGCCGTGGAGCGCTCAAGATGACCTATGTGTAA
- a CDS encoding threonine/serine exporter family protein, with protein sequence MNNKGQRAAETSEQSRVIAICLLAGKIMLQSGGETYRVEDTMKRMAAALGLPHSHSYVVPTGIFFSVDATEPAKLIRISERTTDLDKVSEVNAVSRRIGEGQLTVQEAHELLLEIERKPSGYSYAVQLAAAAISSACFTIMFGGGWGDFLPALICGGCGYAAVILFHRWVRVKFFAELTASFVIGILAFFLVYVGAGFERDKIIIGSVMPLVPGLLITNAVRDLMAGHLVSGLSKGAEAFLTAFAIGTGIAVVFSLFM encoded by the coding sequence ATGAATAATAAAGGTCAGCGTGCTGCTGAAACATCGGAGCAATCCCGTGTGATCGCCATCTGTCTGCTCGCTGGCAAAATCATGCTTCAAAGTGGCGGCGAAACCTACCGCGTCGAAGATACGATGAAACGTATGGCAGCTGCGCTGGGTCTGCCTCATTCCCACAGCTATGTTGTGCCCACAGGCATCTTTTTCTCGGTGGATGCTACCGAGCCCGCCAAGCTGATTCGAATCTCCGAACGCACAACAGATCTGGACAAAGTGTCTGAGGTTAATGCCGTCTCGCGCCGTATTGGAGAAGGCCAGCTGACCGTTCAGGAAGCGCACGAACTGCTGCTTGAGATTGAACGAAAACCTTCCGGTTATTCGTACGCTGTTCAGCTGGCCGCGGCCGCGATCTCCAGCGCCTGCTTTACTATTATGTTTGGTGGAGGCTGGGGTGATTTTCTCCCGGCATTGATCTGCGGCGGATGCGGTTATGCAGCGGTCATTCTCTTTCACCGCTGGGTACGTGTCAAATTTTTTGCGGAGCTTACCGCTTCCTTTGTCATCGGTATCCTTGCTTTTTTCCTGGTATATGTGGGGGCAGGATTTGAGCGGGACAAAATTATTATCGGCTCTGTGATGCCGCTGGTGCCGGGGCTGCTGATTACGAATGCCGTACGCGACTTGATGGCCGGACATCTCGTATCCGGCTTATCCAAGGGTGCCGAAGCTTTTCTGACTGCCTTTGCCATTGGCACGGGCATTGCAGTTGTATTTTCACTTTTTATGTAA
- a CDS encoding threonine/serine exporter family protein, with protein sequence MLHFIGQALTSFIASAAFGIIFNAPRRMLLHGGFVGMIGWIIYIVLEYAADAVPATLAATIAVGVISQLFSRMFRAPVIIFSVAGIIPLVPGGLAYNAMRSFVQNNYSAAMEMAAKALMLSGAIAVGLVLSEVLNQMIRSLSRSTRVKSAPK encoded by the coding sequence ATGCTCCATTTTATTGGACAAGCCTTGACCAGCTTTATCGCGTCAGCTGCGTTTGGCATTATTTTTAATGCCCCAAGACGAATGCTGCTTCACGGTGGATTTGTCGGTATGATCGGCTGGATCATCTATATCGTGCTTGAATATGCAGCAGATGCCGTTCCGGCCACATTGGCGGCCACGATCGCGGTGGGTGTGATCAGTCAGCTGTTTTCCCGCATGTTTCGCGCACCTGTTATTATTTTCAGCGTGGCAGGTATCATTCCACTCGTACCGGGAGGACTTGCATATAATGCGATGCGCAGCTTTGTACAAAACAACTACAGTGCAGCCATGGAGATGGCCGCCAAAGCGCTCATGTTATCCGGTGCCATCGCTGTAGGACTTGTACTGTCGGAGGTATTAAACCAGATGATCCGCAGCTTATCCCGCTCAACCCGCGTCAAATCAGCTCCAAAATGA